In Planctomycetia bacterium, the following proteins share a genomic window:
- a CDS encoding c-type cytochrome, translated as MNIADVCKALSTLEIPKPAIPIANCIDVAAAYEDTVGLRRLLTLADRSPTGERSAAAVVVLKGLSRHQLNLARLHHSLSLRRTVDDFRTFIASARASVGDEKAKLSDRATALELFGYDAPYAQEEFALLAKLLSPKVPDELQAGAVAACERYSDRAAVEMLLAAWNGFSPARRSQTLDVCLSRATCAELLVAAVAAKRISPAEIGVARTQALLNHKSAELRQQAKAALQSDFNADRKRVVDGYQAALSLVGDAARGREVFVKSCANCHKLGDLGHAIGPDLMAITDNSPATMLISLFDPNRAVESKYVAYTAETDAGLTYTGVLAAETSNEITLALADGKRQSLLRNGLESFRSSAKSFMPEGLEKDLPPQKVADLLAFLLQRK; from the coding sequence TTGAATATCGCCGACGTTTGCAAGGCCCTTTCGACATTGGAAATTCCTAAGCCGGCGATTCCGATCGCGAATTGCATCGATGTTGCCGCGGCGTACGAAGACACCGTCGGCTTGCGGCGCCTCCTGACGCTCGCCGATCGGAGCCCGACGGGGGAACGCAGCGCAGCCGCGGTCGTGGTGCTCAAGGGCCTCTCGCGCCATCAACTTAACCTCGCGCGCCTGCATCACTCTCTCAGCTTGCGCCGCACGGTCGACGACTTTCGCACCTTCATCGCTTCGGCACGCGCCTCGGTCGGCGACGAGAAAGCGAAACTCTCCGACCGTGCGACGGCGCTCGAACTCTTCGGCTACGACGCTCCTTATGCGCAAGAAGAATTCGCCTTGCTCGCCAAGTTGCTCTCGCCGAAAGTGCCCGACGAATTGCAAGCCGGTGCCGTCGCGGCTTGCGAGCGGTATTCCGATCGAGCTGCCGTCGAAATGCTGCTCGCCGCGTGGAACGGCTTTAGCCCGGCGCGCAGATCGCAAACGCTCGACGTCTGTTTGTCGCGCGCTACTTGCGCCGAGTTGCTCGTGGCGGCGGTCGCCGCTAAGCGAATCTCACCGGCCGAGATCGGGGTCGCTCGAACACAAGCGTTGTTGAACCACAAATCGGCGGAGCTGCGCCAGCAAGCGAAAGCGGCGCTGCAATCCGACTTCAATGCCGATCGCAAGCGGGTCGTCGATGGATACCAAGCGGCATTGAGCCTCGTCGGCGATGCGGCGCGCGGTCGCGAGGTGTTCGTGAAATCGTGTGCGAACTGCCACAAGCTCGGCGATCTCGGCCACGCGATCGGGCCCGACCTCATGGCGATCACCGACAACTCTCCGGCGACGATGCTCATTTCCTTGTTTGATCCGAATCGGGCCGTCGAGTCGAAGTACGTCGCCTACACGGCCGAGACCGATGCAGGCCTGACGTACACCGGCGTGCTCGCCGCCGAGACGTCGAACGAGATCACGCTCGCGCTCGCCGACGGCAAACGGCAGTCGCTCCTGCGCAACGGCTTGGAATCGTTCCGCAGTTCGGCGAAATCGTTTATGCCCGAAGGCTTGGAGAAAGATCTGCCGCCGCAAAAGGTGGCCGATCTGTTGGCGTTTCTGTTGCAGCGCAAGTAG
- a CDS encoding c-type cytochrome — translation MTRTLHTVGRSAQRRFPWALFMLLSFAAASSPCFAADEEDDDEPKYAAGLIAEYRQTARTVERSARRVDLDLQFVWGEDRPDERLAPGEFAATWQGKLFTMTPGSYRFHVFVGGGELELKLGGKTLLHASAAKPAWHVSEPITLGYAHTPLEISFRKTAGNATLKLHWSGPQFAVEPVPERHLFHDPKQTPASAFDEGQALVRVLRCASCHRIAAGRVPLPAPALTHLSGNIEPAWLIAHLAASGRTEAESASLARRMPYSGLSESEALAIAAYLLSGSEKSPEVNVAQPIERKIKPPITTDPRRQDEPKKSKPKPRTEPTVRDGELLARSVGCLACHKIGPDTSGAGSLGTSGLFSGGDLTTIARKRPPEFFLRWLAEPAKINADHRMPVFKLSELERADLGAYLATLRERASDVRPAAIDDSPVAQGRALVAAQRCAACHRLPKDAARLVPDALPLHKAWEKSCFGEPDVARHRPGYRLDERRRAAIVEYLSTFVPSADEKPAYDGRFVLAERNCTACHARGLGFGIAEQAPKITAVDAELLPVQAALLPPSLSGVGDKLTAEAMTSAIELKRDPLRPWLRVRMPKFTLTAEERAALAAHFVDHDRIPELPAPAESTIANLDDSLAAQRLAAHRLVTSDGFGCTSCHKIGKSDPVGIVNIAAHGTDLTLLGSRLRKPWFDRWVRNPARIIPRMEMPAIQLPVKGVLHDDVDEQLAAVWNVLNEPGFTPPLPNPVRIVRSRNVPGLREPANVLTDVFVVDGTTYDSAIVIGLPNRHNILFDLEHNRLAAWWTGDTALERTKGKSWYWEPGGMPVVDLQGTPKYDEPDLRFTIGKPAAAAASSQNSCELDSITHTAGGISFDYRSMSGDRQQGALRVRQTFEPLPSDPKSAKTSGFRRTIEIVGSSAVSSLADLPLILEETQNRVGSPRIVDRTRAAGSKRNAYLTSVEAQRGEEKIARIVVDYLVDLPLDSFPNEVPPATAPPVVKLEVVPGYEAVQLPLTVAEMPTGLAWKKDGTLVFTSLKGRVVEARDTNGDGLEDTLRPVSDDLAAPYGIAVAEQDGKEVLDVVNKFGLVRLHDDDDDGDGYRERIEVVASGWGHTDDYHDWAVGLPKIPGGGYYVALPCQQDERDPKKAALRGQGLRLLPRTPTKDDPRRFKIEPFCGGLRFPMGLAVNRAGDLFASDNQGNYNPFNEINHLTPGARYGFINKLESQPGFAPPVETPAVELPHPWTRSVNGICFLDTPPAVREKLRREGRAENLFGEFEGHLIGCEYNYRALYRMALEKIDGTYQGAAFPFSASPQETGPKEKQPTFEGPTVCEVAPSGDLYVGNLQDSGWGGGRNTGSIVRLRPHGKLPAGLASISAQADGFTLRFTQPVERAAASEASAYTVESFRRISTPQYGGNDVEREAVRVKSAITSDDGRQVRLTLDKMKQGFVYEFHLRSLAPAGEPFFPAEAFYTLKRIPRGP, via the coding sequence ATGACACGCACGCTTCACACCGTCGGCCGATCTGCCCAGCGCCGATTTCCGTGGGCGTTGTTCATGCTGCTGAGCTTCGCTGCCGCGTCGTCGCCTTGCTTCGCGGCCGACGAGGAAGACGACGACGAGCCGAAGTACGCCGCCGGCCTGATCGCGGAATATCGGCAAACCGCTCGCACAGTGGAACGCTCGGCCCGGCGCGTCGATCTCGATCTGCAATTCGTCTGGGGCGAGGATCGGCCGGACGAACGTCTTGCGCCGGGCGAGTTCGCCGCCACCTGGCAAGGCAAACTTTTCACGATGACGCCGGGCTCGTATCGCTTCCACGTATTTGTCGGCGGGGGCGAGCTCGAACTCAAGCTCGGCGGCAAGACGCTGCTTCATGCCTCGGCCGCGAAGCCGGCGTGGCACGTCAGCGAACCGATTACGCTCGGCTATGCCCACACGCCGTTGGAGATTTCGTTTCGTAAGACCGCCGGCAATGCGACGCTCAAGCTGCATTGGAGCGGCCCGCAATTCGCCGTCGAACCGGTCCCCGAGCGGCATCTGTTTCACGACCCGAAGCAAACGCCGGCAAGCGCGTTCGACGAAGGCCAGGCCTTGGTGCGCGTGCTGCGCTGCGCGAGCTGCCATAGGATCGCCGCCGGCCGCGTTCCGCTTCCCGCACCCGCACTCACGCATCTCTCCGGCAACATCGAGCCTGCTTGGCTTATCGCTCATCTCGCAGCCTCGGGGCGGACCGAAGCCGAGTCGGCATCGCTCGCGCGGCGCATGCCCTATTCGGGCCTCAGCGAAAGCGAAGCTCTTGCGATCGCGGCTTATCTTTTGAGCGGGTCCGAGAAGTCGCCGGAAGTGAACGTCGCGCAGCCGATCGAACGCAAGATCAAGCCCCCCATCACTACCGACCCACGACGACAAGACGAACCGAAGAAGAGCAAGCCGAAGCCGCGCACCGAGCCGACCGTTCGCGACGGCGAGTTGTTGGCCCGCAGCGTGGGCTGCTTAGCTTGTCACAAGATCGGCCCGGATACATCGGGGGCCGGTTCTCTCGGCACGTCCGGTCTCTTCTCGGGAGGGGATCTCACGACGATCGCGCGGAAGCGGCCCCCGGAGTTTTTCTTGCGCTGGCTTGCCGAGCCGGCGAAGATCAACGCCGACCATCGGATGCCGGTGTTCAAGCTTTCGGAATTGGAACGGGCCGATCTGGGGGCCTATTTGGCTACGCTTCGCGAACGCGCAAGCGACGTACGGCCCGCAGCGATCGATGATTCACCGGTGGCGCAAGGGCGCGCGCTGGTCGCGGCGCAGCGGTGTGCTGCGTGCCATCGCTTGCCGAAAGACGCTGCGCGGCTTGTGCCGGATGCATTGCCTTTGCATAAGGCTTGGGAAAAGTCTTGTTTCGGCGAACCCGACGTCGCTCGGCATCGGCCCGGCTATCGACTCGACGAACGTCGCCGAGCCGCGATCGTGGAATACCTCTCGACGTTCGTTCCGTCGGCAGATGAGAAGCCTGCGTACGACGGCCGGTTCGTGCTTGCCGAGCGCAATTGCACGGCGTGTCATGCTCGAGGGCTCGGCTTCGGCATCGCCGAGCAGGCGCCGAAGATCACGGCCGTCGATGCCGAGCTGTTGCCCGTGCAGGCCGCGTTGTTGCCGCCGTCGCTGAGCGGCGTCGGCGACAAGCTCACGGCCGAAGCGATGACGAGCGCGATCGAATTGAAACGCGACCCGCTCCGGCCGTGGCTCCGTGTGCGGATGCCGAAGTTTACGCTGACCGCCGAGGAGCGCGCGGCGCTCGCAGCGCATTTCGTCGACCATGATCGGATTCCCGAATTGCCCGCGCCGGCCGAGAGCACGATCGCAAATTTGGACGACTCACTCGCCGCACAGCGACTTGCCGCGCACCGGCTCGTCACCTCCGACGGCTTCGGCTGCACGAGTTGCCATAAGATCGGCAAGTCGGACCCGGTCGGCATCGTCAACATCGCGGCGCATGGGACCGACCTGACGCTGCTCGGTTCGCGATTGCGCAAGCCGTGGTTCGATCGTTGGGTGCGCAACCCGGCTCGGATTATTCCGCGGATGGAAATGCCGGCGATTCAACTTCCGGTGAAAGGGGTGTTGCACGACGACGTCGACGAGCAGCTGGCCGCCGTGTGGAACGTGCTCAACGAGCCGGGTTTCACGCCGCCGCTGCCGAATCCGGTGCGCATCGTCCGCTCGCGCAATGTGCCCGGCCTTAGAGAACCCGCCAACGTGTTGACCGACGTCTTCGTCGTCGACGGCACGACGTACGACAGCGCGATCGTCATCGGCCTGCCGAACCGGCACAACATTCTTTTCGATCTGGAGCACAACCGCCTCGCCGCCTGGTGGACCGGCGACACGGCGCTCGAACGAACCAAAGGAAAGAGTTGGTACTGGGAGCCGGGAGGGATGCCGGTGGTCGACTTGCAGGGGACGCCGAAATACGACGAGCCCGACCTGCGTTTCACGATCGGTAAGCCGGCCGCCGCGGCCGCATCGAGCCAAAACAGTTGCGAGCTCGATTCGATTACGCATACCGCCGGCGGCATCTCGTTCGACTATCGCTCTATGTCGGGCGATCGACAACAGGGAGCGCTGCGCGTGCGTCAAACGTTCGAGCCGCTGCCGAGCGATCCCAAGTCGGCGAAGACGAGTGGCTTTCGCCGCACGATCGAAATCGTCGGTTCGTCGGCCGTGAGCTCGCTGGCGGATCTTCCTCTGATCCTTGAAGAAACTCAAAATCGGGTGGGCTCGCCGAGGATCGTCGATCGGACCCGCGCCGCCGGCTCGAAACGGAACGCGTATCTGACTTCGGTGGAAGCGCAGCGCGGCGAAGAAAAGATCGCCCGCATCGTCGTCGACTATCTCGTCGATCTCCCGCTCGACTCGTTTCCGAACGAAGTTCCGCCGGCGACGGCTCCGCCCGTCGTGAAGCTCGAAGTCGTGCCCGGCTATGAAGCGGTGCAGCTTCCGCTCACGGTCGCCGAGATGCCGACGGGGCTCGCGTGGAAGAAGGACGGCACGCTGGTATTCACGTCGCTCAAAGGGCGCGTGGTCGAAGCGCGCGATACGAACGGCGACGGGCTCGAAGACACGCTCCGCCCCGTGAGCGATGATCTCGCCGCGCCGTATGGGATCGCCGTTGCCGAGCAAGACGGGAAGGAAGTGCTCGACGTCGTCAACAAGTTCGGCCTCGTTCGCTTGCACGACGACGACGACGACGGCGACGGCTATCGCGAGCGGATCGAAGTCGTCGCCTCCGGTTGGGGGCATACCGACGACTACCATGACTGGGCCGTCGGGCTGCCGAAGATTCCCGGCGGCGGGTACTACGTGGCGCTGCCGTGCCAACAAGACGAGCGCGATCCGAAGAAAGCGGCGCTCCGCGGGCAAGGGCTCCGGCTACTACCGCGCACGCCGACGAAGGATGATCCGCGGCGCTTTAAGATCGAGCCGTTTTGCGGGGGCCTGCGCTTTCCGATGGGCTTGGCCGTTAACCGCGCGGGGGACCTCTTCGCCAGCGACAACCAAGGAAACTACAACCCGTTCAACGAGATCAACCACCTGACGCCCGGCGCTCGCTATGGATTCATCAACAAGCTGGAATCGCAGCCGGGCTTCGCGCCGCCGGTGGAGACGCCGGCCGTCGAGTTGCCGCATCCGTGGACCCGCAGCGTGAACGGCATTTGCTTTCTCGACACGCCGCCGGCGGTGCGCGAGAAGCTCCGTCGCGAAGGTCGCGCTGAAAACTTGTTCGGCGAGTTCGAGGGGCACTTGATCGGCTGCGAATACAACTACCGCGCGCTCTATCGGATGGCGCTGGAAAAGATCGACGGCACGTATCAAGGAGCCGCGTTTCCGTTCAGTGCCTCTCCCCAAGAGACCGGGCCGAAGGAAAAACAGCCGACGTTCGAGGGTCCGACGGTTTGCGAAGTCGCGCCGAGCGGCGACCTCTACGTCGGCAACTTGCAGGACAGCGGTTGGGGAGGCGGGCGGAACACCGGTTCGATCGTGCGCCTGCGGCCCCATGGCAAGCTGCCGGCCGGGCTGGCCTCGATCTCGGCCCAGGCCGACGGCTTCACGCTACGCTTCACGCAGCCGGTCGAGCGAGCGGCGGCGAGCGAGGCGTCGGCGTATACCGTGGAATCGTTTCGCAGGATTTCGACCCCGCAATACGGCGGAAACGACGTCGAGCGGGAAGCGGTGCGCGTGAAATCGGCGATCACCTCGGACGACGGTCGCCAAGTTCGCCTCACGCTTGATAAGATGAAGCAGGGCTTCGTATACGAATTCCACCTGCGAAGCCTCGCGCCGGCCGGCGAACCGTTCTTTCCGGCGGAA